A single Opisthocomus hoazin isolate bOpiHoa1 chromosome 1, bOpiHoa1.hap1, whole genome shotgun sequence DNA region contains:
- the BIVM gene encoding basic immunoglobulin-like variable motif-containing protein isoform X2: MPNISEDEKENGAGNNGNTENKPGKESLESSLHDPVKPYCISDASAASLASRGDGHYPWGCPVTHTREKFYTICSDYAFLNRVTSICKSPRASVSACLSGSAALNIGNNTPSLLGIQTGASEIIYSEDANLGGLPGDLEKLPLAWEIDKSEFNGVTTNLKNKAGNMKKQVTKKKSLDKKSRQYRECPQRSALEDVKERKVLDLRRWYCVSRPQYKTSCGISSLVSCWNFLYSTLGAGSLPPITQEEALHILGFQPPFEEIRFGPFTGNTTLMRWFRQINDHFRIKGCSYVLYKPHGKNKTAGETAAGALAKLTRGLKDESMAYIYHCQNHYFCPIGFEATPVKASKAYRGRVLQQEVEYWILIGEPSRKHPTIHCKRWADIVTDLNTQNPEYLDIRHLERGLQHRKTKKVGGNLHCIIAFQRLTWQRFGPWNFPFGNVRQDKQSQTQGQGISKSESEDNISKKQHGRLGRSFSAGFHQESMWKKSDLRERRNSGYQSYNDYDGND; the protein is encoded by the exons ATGCCTAACATTTCAGAAGATGAAAAGGAGAATGGTGCTGGAAATAACggaaacactgaaaacaaaccTGGGAAAGAATCCCTGGAATCTTCTCTTCACGATCCCGTGAAGCCATACTGCATTTCAGACGCCTCTGCTGCGTCCTTGGCATCTAGGGGAGATGGGCATTACCCATGGGGATGTCCTGTGACTCATACACGGGAGAAGTTTTATACCATCTGCTCAGACTATGCTTTTTTAAACAGAGTAACGTCTATTTGTAAAAGCCCAAGAGCTTCAGTTAGTGCCTGTctgtcaggcagtgctgctttaaACATTGGAAATAACACACCTAGCTTACTAGGCATTCAAACTGGTGCTTCAGAGATAATCTACAGTGAAGATGCGAACTTGGGAGGCTTGCCTGGCGACCTGGAAAAGCTCCCACTGGCGTGGGAAATCGACAAATCGGAGTTCAATGGTGTGACCACAAACCTGAAGAACAAAGCAG GTAACATGAAGAAACAAGTGACAAAGAAAAAATCCTTAGACAAAAAAAGCAGACAATACAGGGAGTGTCCTCAGCGTTCGGCTCTCGAAGATGTGAAGGAGAGGAAAGTGTTGGACCTCCGGAGATG gtATTGTGTTAGCCGACCTCAGTACAAGACTTCCTGTGGAATTTCATCCTTAGTGTCCTGCTGGAATTTCTTATATAGTACACTAGGAGCTGGAAG TTTACCACCTATTACTCAAGAAGAAGCTTTGCATATACTGGGCTTTCAGCCCCCATTTGAGGAGATTAGATTTGGTCCCTTCACTGGAAATACAACTTTAATGAG ATGGTTCAGGCAAATAAATGATCACTTCCGTATCAAGGGATGCTCATATGTTCTGTATAAACCTCATGGGAAGAACAAGACAGCTGGAGAAACTG CTGCAGGGGCCCTTGCAAAGCTGACACGTGGACTGAAGGATGAATCAATGGCCTACATCTACCATTGCCAAAACCATTATTTTTGCCCAATTGGATTTGAAGCAACCCCAGTAAAAGCTAGCAAAGCATACAG AGGTCGTGTCTTGCAGCAAGAAGTAGAATATTGGATCTTAATTGGAGAGCCGAGCAGGAAACATCCAACAATACACTGCAAAAG GTGGGCAGATATTGTCACTGACCTAAACACCCAAAATCCAGAATATCTAGATATTCGACACCTAGAGAGAGGATTGCAGCATCGAAAAACAAAGAAG GTTGGAGGAAATCTTCATTGCATCATTGCCTTTCAGAGACTTACTTGGCAAAGATTTGGTCCTTGGAATTTTCCGTTTGGAAACGTTAGACAGGATaaacaatcccaaacacaaggacAAGGAATTTCCAAGTCTGAGAGTGAAGACAATATCTCTAAGAAACAACATGGACGACTGGGTCGATCTTTCAGTGCTGGCTTTCATCAGGAATCTATGTGGAAGAAATCTGATCTTCGTGAGAGGAGGAACAGTGGGTATCAGAGTTACAATGATTATGATGGAAATGATTAA
- the BIVM gene encoding basic immunoglobulin-like variable motif-containing protein isoform X1, giving the protein MPNISEDEKENGAGNNGNTENKPGKESLESSLHDPVKPYCISDASAASLASRGDGHYPWGCPVTHTREKFYTICSDYAFLNRVTSICKSPRASVSACLSGSAALNIGNNTPSLLGIQTGASEIIYSEDANLGGLPGDLEKLPLAWEIDKSEFNGVTTNLKNKAGNMKKQVTKKKSLDKKSRQYRECPQRSALEDVKERKVLDLRRWYCVSRPQYKTSCGISSLVSCWNFLYSTLGAGSLPPITQEEALHILGFQPPFEEIRFGPFTGNTTLMRWFRQINDHFRIKGCSYVLYKPHGKNKTAGETAAGALAKLTRGLKDESMAYIYHCQNHYFCPIGFEATPVKASKAYRLLDLDSGDLGSVPSSTTDFQCDFRGRVLQQEVEYWILIGEPSRKHPTIHCKRWADIVTDLNTQNPEYLDIRHLERGLQHRKTKKVGGNLHCIIAFQRLTWQRFGPWNFPFGNVRQDKQSQTQGQGISKSESEDNISKKQHGRLGRSFSAGFHQESMWKKSDLRERRNSGYQSYNDYDGND; this is encoded by the exons ATGCCTAACATTTCAGAAGATGAAAAGGAGAATGGTGCTGGAAATAACggaaacactgaaaacaaaccTGGGAAAGAATCCCTGGAATCTTCTCTTCACGATCCCGTGAAGCCATACTGCATTTCAGACGCCTCTGCTGCGTCCTTGGCATCTAGGGGAGATGGGCATTACCCATGGGGATGTCCTGTGACTCATACACGGGAGAAGTTTTATACCATCTGCTCAGACTATGCTTTTTTAAACAGAGTAACGTCTATTTGTAAAAGCCCAAGAGCTTCAGTTAGTGCCTGTctgtcaggcagtgctgctttaaACATTGGAAATAACACACCTAGCTTACTAGGCATTCAAACTGGTGCTTCAGAGATAATCTACAGTGAAGATGCGAACTTGGGAGGCTTGCCTGGCGACCTGGAAAAGCTCCCACTGGCGTGGGAAATCGACAAATCGGAGTTCAATGGTGTGACCACAAACCTGAAGAACAAAGCAG GTAACATGAAGAAACAAGTGACAAAGAAAAAATCCTTAGACAAAAAAAGCAGACAATACAGGGAGTGTCCTCAGCGTTCGGCTCTCGAAGATGTGAAGGAGAGGAAAGTGTTGGACCTCCGGAGATG gtATTGTGTTAGCCGACCTCAGTACAAGACTTCCTGTGGAATTTCATCCTTAGTGTCCTGCTGGAATTTCTTATATAGTACACTAGGAGCTGGAAG TTTACCACCTATTACTCAAGAAGAAGCTTTGCATATACTGGGCTTTCAGCCCCCATTTGAGGAGATTAGATTTGGTCCCTTCACTGGAAATACAACTTTAATGAG ATGGTTCAGGCAAATAAATGATCACTTCCGTATCAAGGGATGCTCATATGTTCTGTATAAACCTCATGGGAAGAACAAGACAGCTGGAGAAACTG CTGCAGGGGCCCTTGCAAAGCTGACACGTGGACTGAAGGATGAATCAATGGCCTACATCTACCATTGCCAAAACCATTATTTTTGCCCAATTGGATTTGAAGCAACCCCAGTAAAAGCTAGCAAAGCATACAG GTTGCTGGATTTGGACTCGGGAGACCTGGGTTCAGTTCCCAGTTCAACCACAGACTTCCAGTGTGACTTTAG AGGTCGTGTCTTGCAGCAAGAAGTAGAATATTGGATCTTAATTGGAGAGCCGAGCAGGAAACATCCAACAATACACTGCAAAAG GTGGGCAGATATTGTCACTGACCTAAACACCCAAAATCCAGAATATCTAGATATTCGACACCTAGAGAGAGGATTGCAGCATCGAAAAACAAAGAAG GTTGGAGGAAATCTTCATTGCATCATTGCCTTTCAGAGACTTACTTGGCAAAGATTTGGTCCTTGGAATTTTCCGTTTGGAAACGTTAGACAGGATaaacaatcccaaacacaaggacAAGGAATTTCCAAGTCTGAGAGTGAAGACAATATCTCTAAGAAACAACATGGACGACTGGGTCGATCTTTCAGTGCTGGCTTTCATCAGGAATCTATGTGGAAGAAATCTGATCTTCGTGAGAGGAGGAACAGTGGGTATCAGAGTTACAATGATTATGATGGAAATGATTAA